In Belonocnema kinseyi isolate 2016_QV_RU_SX_M_011 chromosome 4, B_treatae_v1, whole genome shotgun sequence, a single window of DNA contains:
- the LOC117171072 gene encoding uncharacterized protein LOC117171072 gives MLTTKDQVVREIALASLGEAIRGRIKQAPTSDEIARYLSGDCTGVFLGPSGTGTSVWSYARNAARRQRERLKVRWRWCEKKGEMAVECNGKGGAGKGGGLVIVPPRARSQIIYRLRVAGQNYYLDSLLSKKDQGKVYALASVDRASNHFLRNGSFTRFADWRFVHRARLDVLPLNGARRWGDQQDTRCRRCGYTNETLSHVLNNCGPHMVAITKRHDATVQRIVKNAKLPGEIILNKSAPEADAGCSLLRPDIVIRDERSKTVTIIDVAIPFENGLDAFRVAKEHKLQKYQPIADSLQEKGYKVYLKAFILGALGTWDRDNWAVIKHLPIGKRYAGLMMKLMVFDTIRWSRDIYVEHVSGQRQYS, from the coding sequence ATGCTTACCACTAAAGACCAGGTGGTCCGCGAAATCGCACTTGCTTCCTTGGGAGAGGCAATCAGAGGACGGATTAAGCAAGCCCCTACAAGCGACGAGATAGCGCGGTATCTGTCGGGTGACTGCACGGGCGTGTTCTTAGGGCCCTCAGGCACGGGCACCTCCGTGTGGTCATACGCCAGAAATGCCGCTAGACGACAGAGAGAAAGATTAAAAGTACGCTGGCGGTGGTGCGAGAAGAAAGGTGAGATGGCGGTTGAGTGCAATGGAAAAGGGGGGGCTGGAAAAGGGGGAGGTCTTGTAATTGTCCCACCCCGTGCAAGATCCCAGATCATCTATCGCCTCAGAGTGGCAGGGCAGAACTACTATCTTGACTCTCTTTTGAGCAAGAAAGACCAGGGCAAGGTGTACGCACTTGCTTCAGTTGACAGGGCCTCGAATCACTTCCTACGAAATGGAAGTTTTACGAGGTTTGCCGACTGGCGCTTTGTGCACCGCGCAAGGCTGGATGTTCTGCCGCTCAATGGAGCGAGAAGATGGGGTGACCAGCAGGACACGCGCTGTCGCCGATGTGGATATACGAATGAGACCCTCTCCCACGTTTTAAACAACTGTGGGCCCCACATGGTCGCAATTACAAAAAGACATGACGCGACGGTCCAAAGAATTGTGAAGAACGCTAAGCTTCCGGGAGAAATAATACTCAATAAATCGGCCCCGGAGGCTGACGCGGGCTGTTCTCTACTCAGACCGGACATTGTCATTAGGGATGAGCGATCTAAGACTGTAACGATAATTGATGTCGCAATCCCTTTTGAGAATGGTCTGGATGCATTTCGTGTGGCCAAGGAGCATAAGCTTCAAAAATATCAGCCCATAGCCGATTCCCTTCAGGAAAAAGGCTATAAAGTGTACCTAAAGGCCTTTATTCTAGGTGCACTAGGTACTTGGGACCGAGATAACTGGGCTGTTATCAAACACCTGCCAATCGGTAAGCGATATGCAGGGCTGATGATGAAACTTATGGTCTTTGACACAATCAGGTGGTCGAGAGATATATACGTCGAACACGTTTCTGGTCAACGACAGTATAGTTGA